TTTCTATGTCCATTGACAAGAGTTTACCAGATTCCCTTACTTTCCTTACTTGCTCTTCCAAGAAAGGAATTCGATCCATCTTATATCTGACCTTCTCATCTTTCTTAGTCTGAAAGATAAACTGAAGTATTAGCTCTTCAACACCACTGTTGAAAGTTACAAGCAAAAATCTTTTACCCTAATAATCATCTAAAACATGACGAATGTATGACATATGAAACTGAAGTTCTCTAAATAGTAGGCATAAAAGCTCTCCAAGTGCAACCACAAGGAAGACTAGCTTGAGAGTTAGCTGAATGTCagacaagacaagaaataaatgCAATCTAGCCGGAAATAAGCAGTTCACACAAACCAAAAGTTCCACAAAATTCCTGGAAGATTAGCACCAAAATTTCCTAAAAAGAACTGTCCAGCTAAAAGACTCAATCTCAAACAACGCTAATGGATAATTCATCCCTAGATTTAACGCCACAATCCAAATACAGACAACTAAAGAGCTAAAAATGTAGAGAGGCCGATAAACATTTAAGAAATGATCTCCTAAATGAGAGACAATCAAGCTCCCTATCACTGTAACCTTAAGGAGACAAACCGTTAGATTGATATGCATTCAAGAGAGGCGATCCTAATCACATCGAGTAATGGAGATGATGTGTCTGACCTACTAAATGACCCGTCAACCTGTAGTTCTCAGTCAAAGTATCTTTCTGCAAACTAGAAATGAATTGTCTTATGCCCTATAAGAAACTACAGAGGGGCTTCACTTGTTTTTCGTTACTAAAGATGTACTGGTTTTAGTTAACAGTCACAATGTTGCATAAATATTACTCTACATTTCTAGTTTCCCCAATACATTTCTTCTAATCAGAACCCAAAGCGTAAAGAGAAAAGAACATAATAAAGATCTAATTAGGTCAAAAAAATATAGAACTTTACATACCAGTTTTCTACGCCTCCATATTCTCCTTCCATTACCACTATTTTGTGATAATTCCTGTGTTGAATAAATTTTGattaaataataattttaacGCAAAGAGCAGAGAATTGGATAGAATTATACGTACTCCAACGGATAATCAAGAAACCCAATCACCCAAGAAGTGAACAAAAGTAAGATTGAAAGAAGATTACTTGTGATTTAATTGACAAGTTCAAATTCCATGAATTTCCTTGCCTAGCTTCCAAATTCTGAGAGAAAGAGAGTGCGTAAGTAAGTTAGTGAGCTAGAAATTCTATAAACCTACAAAAAAAAGCGACACACTTACAGGGTAAGGCAGGATGGATGAGGAGAAGAAATGGAGAAAAGAGAGAGCCATTGCAAAATAAACAAAGGGGAAAAGAAAaactggtgatgaagaagaagg
This DNA window, taken from Papaver somniferum cultivar HN1 chromosome 3, ASM357369v1, whole genome shotgun sequence, encodes the following:
- the LOC113358504 gene encoding protein PLASTID TRANSCRIPTIONALLY ACTIVE 7-like gives rise to the protein MALSFLHFFSSSILPYPNLEARQGNSWNLNLSIKSQELSQNSGNGRRIWRRRKLTKKDEKVRYKMDRIPFLEEQVRKVRESGKLLSMDIERLLLSEENRFDFVNEVAAEAKEYVDNNRDEYGSKKPILHVLSNRVNDAGFYRPEAYLESDPFKPPGYLREDLATMDTGSIL